ACCTGCTGGGGGATGCATGGACAGGCTTTGCTCTGAGCTGCTGGTGGCTTCTGCAGTGCCACGCTTAAATCTCGCAGTGCAAAGTCActtgaggagcagggagggccAGGTCCTGGTGCTTGAACTGCTGAGTGTGTCAGGCCAGGCACGTACAGCGAGGTGGTGGAAATGGATGTGCAGCGAGGAAGGATGGATATGGAGCATGGCAGAGAGATGGATGTGTGGCAAGGAGGAGGGATGGATGCGCAGCAAAGTGGGGGCATCCATGTGAGGCAAAGAGGGATGGATGTGCAGTGAAGAGGAGAGATGGATGTGCATTAACGAGAGATGGATGTGCATTAATGAGAGATGGATGTGCATTAACGAGAGATGGATGTGCATTGAGAAGGTATGGATGTGCACTGAGGAGGACAGATGTGTGGTGAGGAGGCAGAGGGACGTGCACTGAAGCGGGGAGATGAACGAGCAGCCAGCAGCGTGTGGGGTGGTTGCTCTGCTATGTATGTATTAGACACTTTGGACCATGTGAGCTTGTGTGCATCCAGGGACCTGAGGTCTGCATGACCTCCACAGCTGTCCTGATAGCCATCTGCACAACACGCGGTGttctggagctgcagggggCCGGGACCATCCGGGCTGGGCCCCCTGCAGCCGTTCCCCATCCCCTCTGCTTTGGCTGTAAGAGTGAACACTGCGTCCTCTGCTCTGACCCTGGTTCATGACTAACAACAGGTCTAGAGGTCACCCTGCCCCatgtgcccccccagcccaggcatgcgggcagggggagaaggggtGGGTGCTcggggagcagctctgctcctgggtgctggctgccagcGCTGGAGAGTGTTTGGGGACgatgctggcacagctgctgctccacagctcAGCAatgggtgcagggcagggagcagagaccACTGGGAGTGGGGAGATGGGATGCGGGGACTGCAAAGAGGGAAGGaactggggggggtggggttgggtgTGTATGTGCTGTTATTTCTAGCATTGCTCCCCCACAAGCTGCTGGAGCTTGGGGAGGTGGCAGTGGACTGTCACGGCTGGAAGGGCACATCAGCCCTCCCCAGGGACCTGTTATCGGTGACATGGGGTACATGGGCCAGCACACAACCCCATGGGAGCCTGAGCCTCCAGTATCCCTGTGCCGCTCCTGTGTTGTCGTCCCTGACCCTTTCCCCTCACTTGGCCCACAGCACTGGTGCTCCCCCACCATCCCTCATCCACCCCatgccccagctctccctgccctgcaccttTCTCAGGGTCTCCTGCCTTCTTTCCTCACCACAAGGAATAAATCACCCTCCAGATCCAGCCTCAGCTCTCAGAGGAGGACCTGGCTGCCTTTAGGATGCTGGGAATCTTTTCCCAGGCCAGTGGGAGTTCATTCAGGAAAGCTGTTTGGGGCTGGTGGCTCTGGACTCTGAACTTCTGAGGCTTGATGTTCCCCCTCTCCACCCTGCACCCCTCCATGCTCCCACCCAGACACCTTGCCCCTGAGATGGGTCTTGAGAAAGGACCTTCAAGGGGGTTTGGGGTCTTGGCTGTATTAAAAAGCCCCAAAATTCTCCATTTTTCCACCAAAGGTAAAGGCTGCAGTCATGCAGCAGAGAGCTCTGAGCATCAGGATGCAGATCCAGGTTTGCCAGCCACCTCCACACGGTCCCCATGGCCGGGTTAACACCAGCATCGCTGACAAACCCAGCAAACAGTCAGGAAAACATCCTTTGTTCAGTCCCCTCCAGTGGAAAGCAGTAACACTTGGGCTCCGAATCTTCTCAGCCTCCAAAGACAAGCTTTTCTTTGAGGGCCAGGGGGAAAAATCAATCTAGCAGGCTCCACTTCCCGCTTGGAGAGCTCTGGAGAgaccagcccagccccggcgtGCTCCCCAGCGGCAtcagggagggagcagagcccagccggagcacagctctcctcctcctcctcctcccttggCACTGGCCCATTAGGAAAGAGGGTTTTGTCGATCAGCTCAGCACATTAGGAAATGAAACAGGCTGTGCCCAGAAGCTTCCCCGGGGGTCCATTAGCACCGGCAGATCCTTCCTGCAGCCCAGTGGGTCCCAGAGGATGCTTTTGCTGGCGATTTCCTCCCCGGGCGCAGGGGGAATTGTCTGGGACAGGGTGCCAGCAGTGCGGGTGCATGGGGGAGGGAAGAGTGACCTGCCGCTGTGGGTGCGGGGTGCTCACATGTAAGGTGGACTGCTGGAGTGACGTGAAACCTCCCCTAGATATGCGAGTTGAACGTGCAGGCATGCTCCAGGTTGCTAATGCACTTCTTGGCTTAGCATCAACCCCCAGAGCTCCAGGATCATGTCTGAGGTCTCTGCACCCCCCCGGGGCGTGGGGTGGGAGACAGGGTGAGGTTCCCCAGGGCACATGCAGAGAAACCAGTCCGTTAACACATCTATCAGGACAAGCTGTTACCAATTGCCAGGGAAGGGAATGAGGAGCATCATGTCGTCTCAGTATGGGTGCTGCCACCCCACACGGAGCAGCCAGCCCCCAGGCAGAGCATCTCACCTGTGTTTAATTCTTTCCTGTGGTTGCTGTCTCTTCCACAGGTATAAGAGTGTGGTGACACCCCGGCGGGCAGCAGTGGCCATCGCTTGCTGTTGGATCGTCTCCTTTCTGGTGGGACTCACCCCTATGTTTGGCTGGAACAACCTGAACAAGATGCGGAGGACTCAGGAGCTGAATGGCAGCCACACGGAGTTTGTCATCAAGTGCCAGTTTGAGACGGTCATCAGCATGGAGTACATGGTGTACTTCAACTTCTTCGTTTGGGTCCTGCCTCCCCTGTTGCTGATGCTGCTCATCTACTTGGAAGTCTTCAATCTCATCCGCAAGCAACTCAACAAGAAggtctcctccagctccaaCGACCCCCAGAAGTATTATGGGAAGGAGCTGAAGATCGCCAAGTCATTAGCACTGGTCCTCTTCCTCTTCGCGCTCAGCTGGCTCCCTCTGCACGTCCTCAACTGCATCACCTTGTTCTGCCCATCCTGTGAGACACCACACATCCTCACCTACATCGCCATCTTCCTCACCCATGGCAACTCGGCCATGAACCCCATTGTCTACGCCTTCAGGATCAAGAAGTTCCGGACAGCCTTCCTGCAGATCTGGAACCAGTACTTCTGctgcaaaaccaacaaaaacgCCAGCACCACCACGGCTGAGCCGGGCAACTAGGGGCTGGGAGAGAGCAGAGGAGGGTCCTCCGTGCCCAGCCCACATGGGGCCATCTGGCCACTGTCCCTGCTGTCAGGGGAAAGGGTAGAGAGGACCGGGAAGGCTGGGTTCACCAGCCCTGTGCAATCCAAACAGCCGtgtcccccagctgccccaggaggTTATTTATTCACAAGCATCGTACTGTTTTGATATTGTAGCCTGCaatgttcctttcttttttttttttttcctgtttgtttctgtttttcatttttttaagggtTGCCAAGTATTTAAGGAGAAATTGTACAGACAAAGACGCAGTTTATCTTCATGCAAATAAAGTAAATGATAAAAACCACCCAGGAGGTCCTCTGCCATTGATGGAGAGAGACCTCTAGCTCCTTGGAGCGTGGCAGTTGGTGATGCGGGGAACACCTCATACCCTGGCCCCTGCATCCATGGACCCGTGGAATGGCAGTGAAGCTGCTGGGAATTGGGAGAGCCCAGGGCAATGTGgtttctgcagctctgaagcTGGGAGCTTTCAAgctctttctttcccccacGGAGAGGTGAGCTGGGCTGAGACATGGGAAGAGATAGGAAAAGGCACCCCGTGGCAATGCCAGCACGCCCAGGGTGACGAACCCACCATCCCCACAGAGCAAAGAGTCGTTCTCCAACTCACAGATACCAGGGAGGTAGGTAGAGGGGAAAGGAAGCCTTTAAGCATAACCCCAGGGTACTCTGCAAGAAGTACCCTTCGCTGCCCCGATGGCTCCCCACggagcccagcagcacccaccagccCTGCAAGCTACACCCAgacagctgtgtcccctccatgTGTCATTTCTCTCCTTTCACTTCAGCGTTGAGtcatttctccctcttttctcctgcctgccttctgtgGAAGGCAGTCACAAGTatctcccagcccctgccccgtgTCCCCCATGTCACTCCCTACCACCCTCCCTGTGCAGCCAAACCCTTTTGACCAAACCTTGGTGGCTGATGCAGCCACCTCCACGgcccaggggagcagaggggcaccTGCACCCCCCTGGGGCCAagcagggagggctgcaggCCACCGTGGCCATGCTGATGCTGCCACAGGGCCACTTCCCCACCCCGCATCCCTGCCTTAGGTATGGCTGTGAGCAGGGTGTATTATCGGTTACTTTTGAGGAGATGGACCAGTGCTGGGTTCATGgttggactccatgatcttaaaggtctttaccaacctaaacagttctatgagtctatgatcACCCCCACCCAGCTCAGTGGTCCCTATGGATGCTGGCAGCTGCACTGCCAGTCCCTGATCTACAGCAGGACCTTTTCCAGGGCCAAAGAGGTGGTGGGAAGAGTTAATTTGAGGTAATTGTTATTCCTTTCTTATCAGCATCCCTTGTTCAGCACTCTCCCATTGGAAACACACTTCCTATGACCCTGGCCCTGTCCCAGAAGGGTCGTTGCCCCTTGGACGTCACCAGTCACCAACTGACAAAGTGACTGCAGCGACAAGTtcctgcaggggctgggaggtggtgcagggaggaaaaggaccttGGAAGGGTGAGATTTATGGGTGGCTTGTTAGCTGGCTATGGAAAGCAATGCTGTGCACATGTAGCATATGTTGGGTGTCCCCTTTgcccactgctgcagccagctctgtttAGCGCGGAGGGGGTTCCTCTGTTTCTCTGGAAGGAAGAGGACGGCAGCAAAGAGAGGAGATGCGGGGCTCAGCCTCCCATATTTTGCAAGGGCATCAATATATTGTATCCAGGCTCCTGGCTCAAACCACACTGGGCAAaactggagcagagcagaaaagcaatAGCAAGGACAGGAGCAAATCCTTCCCTTGGGCCTCATCGCGATGGAGGGGTCCTGAACACCCTCCCAACCTCCTTGATGTGAGGAACCCAAAATCATTAGTGCCTGaggatgctgcagctccaggctAGTGCAGAGAGGACCTCCCTACCTCGTGCCCACAGTCCCTTTGCACAGCAGTAGCCTGGCCCCGAATTAGGGCTGCTGTTTACCGAGCACAGGTCTGATTCCCACTCGCATCTTATTCCTGCAAGAGGCTGCTTTCCTGGAACTGATGCCTTTGCCTGATCCTTGCTAAGGTGCCCAGAAACCTGACAACTGGGATGCtcataaataaaaaggcatgtgaatgctttcagaaaaaaacatctagTGGATTTTTCCACTCCATGCTCTCTGGACCTTTCCCTAGGAGAGCTCACTAAATGTGGATGCTGTTACCCACCCCAGTCCCCTGTGGGGTTACAAACACAGTCTTTGCCCCGTAGGATCACATTAAGAGTCTGGAAAGGGCACAGCATGCAGCATGACACAGTcttggagctgctgcttccccctgcGTTAGCAACCCCCCCGCTaacacagcccagccccagcccctgtccCCCAAAGGCTCCCACTGGCCCAAGCCACATGCCAAGATGCCAGGGACGTCAAGGGGGCCAGGACATCCCCAGCAGTGCCCGAGGGCAGGTGGGAGCGTGCCAGGGGAAGAGCTGCTCTCCACCTGCCAGACAcactgcagcctctgcccaCTGCCACCACTAACCCCAACCACCTCGGTAAACCAGCCTGACCAGCAGCTGGGGTAAAAATTAATCCGACAATGCCCTCTGATGGTGGAAAGGATGGCTGGAGTGGACAGTGCGGAGCCCCTGGGAACAGCAGTATCCCCACAGACTTCATCCTGGGCATGACTGGGGGCACGCAGGgacaaagcagagctgcaggagtgATGCTGCGGGGAAGGGACAGCTTTCAGCTATGGGCACTGCCTGGCTTTACTCTCCAGTGGCACCAAGGGCTGGGCTCGGATCTGCAGATGCCCAGGCTGGATCTGCACCCACgccagcagtgccagcacctGCCAGGATATGCCTCGCTCAGGGCAGGGTCTGGCCCCATGGCCAAGCTGGCAGATGGGGAAGAGAGCTCCTGCCcttgcccaccccagccccagagggatgctgtgctgcaggagggggtACGCCAAGCTGCTGACCCCTGGCTAACGATGTGCTTAGTCAGTTTGATGGATCTGTCTGGGCTCTCTGTTAATAAACAGCATCTGACCTGAGCTGTCTCAGAGCTGTACGGAGTCATCTTTATGCACACGAGCTACCAGTAGCTAACAGGGaccatccctcctcctccagatAACACATCGGCACGTCCTGCCCCTGCTGTCTCATGCTGTGGGGAagggatgctggtggcagcatCATTGCTATGCTAGCATGGATAAAGAAATTGTACTTCCATGAAGAAGCATCAACATGCCACAGTTTTGATATTGCTTTTTCCACCCCCCAGCCAGAATTATTCTCCAGCAAGAAACATTTCCCCGTCCTTCTCCTTCCCGTTGTTGGGTTGCTACTGGTTTAATCATCTTCATATATTCTTCAGAAAGCTGGTCCTTTCTTTTCAAGCTGAAAAGCCATCCTCAGTTTGATTGGATGATTATATGAACCTGGAGCATACCTGGCAGCTCTCTCCCCTCTACCTCCCCCACCCAACACCCCCACAAGGAGCAGGACAGAGCggtttgggcttttttattAGGACCAAAGCCCCTGAGATGGGCTTGTTTCCTTGTCACAGCTCCTACAGAGGACCATGCCATGGCAGGCTGAGGtacagcccccccctcccccctgccgAGAACTGCCAGGGAGGGGCAGGCCAGCAGAGACCATGGCCAGAAGCATCACCACATGTCATGCtaccacacagcagctgcagcatccaCCTGAGTAAAGGGATGAGATCTGAGTCCTGCAAGGGCATTGCTGCCAAGAGAGCAGTGGTGAGGGATGAGATGGGAAACCACATCCCAGCTACAGCTGTAATGGAAGACAAACCCGGCCCAGCTCTTCCAccctctcccaccccaaaaaacTCAGGTGCAACTGCTTTAGCTCTGCTTTTCCACCCCGCAGTCCCATTTTACACCCCTTTATACCTGCCCCCAGTACCTACACCCCTCATGTGCATCCAGCCCCTGATGCCCCAGGTCTCTGAGCCCTGTCTGCAAACTGGAGCTCTGCTAGCCATGCTGCCCCTGCACCTGCCAGGCACATCAGTCTCCACGGGCATGTTTTTCCTCCTGGCCATATTCACAGCCCTCCCTCCACCTTGCAAAAGGGCAGGTTTCTCTCAGGCTCCGCACCCGTttttcccaccccaccagtgcaTCTCCAGCCATGGGATGATGGAGACCTGAGACTGGGGCTCCATCAGCAGGTGACAAGGGCTAATTCAGGACACTCAACCCACCTCAACCCCGATGAAGTGATCcaccctccccctccttcccacagccccaACCCAGACCTACCTTGCTCTTCTTCTTGTGCTCTGATCTGTCCTCACTGGGGCACTGCAGGAGAGCACAGGAGATATAAACCCCCTGAACTTCCCTCGTCTTACTCCACTTTTGGCTACCAAAAGCAGGCCAGGGTATAACCAACTTATTCATGTGCACACGTACCAACACGCACCTACACACACCACCCTCACACATACACACTCCAAGCAATCATGCACATCCCCATCACTGCCTGCTCCTGGCCAGCTTGCCCACAAGATCCCAGCCTGGGTGACTCCCAGGTGCTTGGTGTCCCCAGCACAACCAGCAGCTCATCCTCCTGGCAGACTTCACCGTGCTGCCTGCACGGCTGCGCTGACAGCCCTACCTGCAGGGCAGCGTGGTCAGGGCTGGCTGGGTCAGTGCTCACTGCATGGGCTGGGAgccctgccaccagctgccACAGAGCCAGCACCAACCCCATGCCGTGCTGGCAGCCCTGTGGCTCCAGCAGGGACCGAGGATGCTGGGCACCTGCCGGATCAGAGCCCTGCCTGCGTGAGAAGTAGGGCAGAGCATGTCTTGGGGCAAGCATGTGCTGGGAAGCCACGGAATGAGAAATAATAAGTGTGACACGTGTCTAAGGACACACTGCCACTCAAGGAACATGCATGTAGTGTGTGGGCATGCATCCTCCTGCATGCCAAGGAGGGTGTGCAGCATGCAGAGGCAGCATCTGCAGGGAGCAAAGCAGGGCACCCGCATgcaagggctgggctgggcgcTCTGCTGAGGCAGGGAAATGTGAGCTGGGAGCTCTAGGCAGGATCCTGAGGCATAAATCAGAACAACCCAGGTGCAAGTGGAGGGCGTTCAGCAgagcccccacccccaccccacccctggcTTGGGACACAAGTGCTGGTAGGCACAGTGAGGGGCAAACGACTGTCCCAGCCTCCGCCAGCACCTCTGGTCCTCTGGCTCTGGAATTTCTGGTTTCCTCCCCATTTATTGGCCATGAATGAAGGCAAGCAATTTCAAGGTGTTTCAAGACCGATAACCCAAGAAGCCCaaagctccagctccagccccatAGGGCTGCCCCATGTCCTTGGGCTTTACCATCACCAGGATCAACACAGAACAGGGACAAACGACACCACCGTGAAAGTGAGAACAGGAAAAGCAGGCAAGGAGGCCTGCTCCTCTATCTCCTCAGCCAATTTTACCTTTCACATCAAGTTTGCAGTCTACTGAGGCTTCCCCCAAGGAGTTCACAGCTTTGCAGGTGTAGATGCCCCCATCGAAAGGGCTGGGCTTGCGGATTTCCAGGGAGCAGACACCCTGCTCGATCATCGCTATGTATTTGGGGTCTTCCCGTATCTCCATCTGATTTTTCATCCAGATGATTTTAGGCTGGAAGGCAAcaggatttgtttgtttgttaagaCAGGGAGAGAAATGAGAAATCTAGCTGGCTCCAAAATGCAGCCACCTCCCTCTGCCGTGACCCTGCCTGAAGCTGGTGGCCATGGTGGGATTCATAGTCAGGAGTTCGAAGAGCTAAACTTCCCATTTTTGAGCCCTAAGCACTGCTCCACAGTTCCTTCCCCagtgcagaaagaaacaagacatGGCTTGAATTAAGACCTGTCACCCATCTCCATGCTTATGCTTATGTTTATACACTCCAAACCCACTCAGAATTGCCCTCTAACCTCATCCAGCCCTAACCCAACATGACCCACTGtctcccagcacctccagccaccctgcagcatccccactGGTGGCTGCCCAGGGGGGGAACCACTGACCTGGGGGAAGCCCCGGACGCAGCAGAAGAGATGTGTGCTGTAGCCCCGGGTCGTGGTTCGGTCTGTTAGGGGCTGGGTGAACTTTGGAGGCTCCATCATGTCCCGTTGGGGGATCTTTTCTGGCTGGTAAACAgtttctaagaaaataattaagtcTAGGCTGAGGCAGAGCTTGGGCTCCTGGGCTGACCAGTACATAGTCACAGGAATTCAGCCCAAGATACCCCAAAATGTTTCTGCTCCCTCACAAAACAAGCCAGACAGCATCTAGCCCGACCCAAGGACCTGGCCttcagctcagcccagctctgtCTATAGATCCCTTCTCATCCAGCCATGTCATGTTAGTTCCCAGTctctgcaggggacagggaagaTGCCAGTCTGCAAACCATCACTGCAATGCATGCTACATGCGGCTTGCCAGATACAGGCCAGACACCTCTCTGGATCTCCTACTCCATCCCCAAAATTCAGGGCAGAGAAGTAGGAGCTGGAGATAAGCTCTGCAAGTGGCAGAGACCCCAGCTCACTATGTGCTACCATGGAGCAGGATGGAAATAGCTGGAGGGAGAATGGGGCTGAGGGATGCTGGTTTGGAGGTTTGGCCCCGAGATGGACCACTGCACGCGTGCCTTCCTCTGCTGGCCCTGAGCTGTGGGGTTAAAGCCAGGGCTGATCCTcacccctcccagctcctgctttgATTCCGTCCCAGGAATTTCCATGCCTTGATCCCACCCATGGGGCTGACCATGGCACAAGTCTTCCTTGGAGGCAAAAGGAGGTGTAGAAGGAGGGCAGAGGACCTCGCCCTCAGGGCTGCacagcctggggacagggacctgCCTTGGCATCAGCCCAGCAGCATCACCACAACACCGAGGAAGCCCCACTAGCCCAAATGGGCATAGGACCCCTCTTGCCCATCAGCATCCCCCAACCCCTTAGCCAGAGCCTTGTCCCTACTTGTCTTCTGGATGTGGGCCACCCCAGAGGCGACAGCCGCCTTCTCGCTCAGTCCACAGGCGTTTTCCGCGAACACCCGGAATGAGTAGGTATTGCCGATGATGAGGTCGGAGATGGTGCAGCTGGTGCGGGTGCAGCGCTCCAGTGCTGTGAACCATTTCTGGGAGGAGGGGAGTGAAAAGAGTGGTGAGGAAAGGCAGGCTGTCCAAAGGATGTAGAAGGCATGTGGGGAGACAGGGGTGTGCAGCTGCTCCACTCCCACCAGGACATCCCCAGCACCAGGACACAGGAGTGCCCAGACTCACCCCACTCTTCTTGTCTGACTTCTGCACCCTGTAGCCCTTAATGTCGGAGTTGCCATTGTCCACTGGGGGGGTCCACTCCAGCGCCACATTAAAGCCCCACACATCCACCAGCTTCAGGTTCTGGGGGGGGCCTGGTGGCTCTGCAAACACAAACCCTCACAGGGTGGCATCCTAATTTGCTCCCCCTGCATTCTGTGCCTTGACCACCCCTTGCACCTCACTTTTAATCTCTTATCACCCTGTTGCAGCACACGAGGGATGAGAAGCTGCAATGGGCATGGGTGGCAGAAGCCCTGcatccccaggcagaggagTTAATCTCCATGACACTGCAGAAGATCCCGTGGAAGAGGGACACCAGAATCCCCTGCCTTGTTGGTagccctgtcccatcccacccagAGCAAGAGCTATCCCCAGCCAAGGGGCAGAAATGAGCCCCAGGGTGGCCCTGCAGGGTCCCATCCCCAACCTTACCGATCACTCGAATGTCCAGGGTAGCCTTGTCCTCCGCTCCATTTACCCGCACGGCAAGCTCGTACTTGCCCGAATCGCTGCGCTGCGCGTTGCGGATGTAGAAGATGGTGTCACTCTCCAAGTTGCGGATGTTGATGCGGCTGGTGTCCAGGGGCTGGTCACCCTTGGTCCAGATCACCTCAGGCTGCGGCTTTCCCTGGAGCAACCCACACAGGCAGGTTAGGAGCCACTTGAGCACATGGTCCCACCACATCCTGCGGGGAAGGATGGGTGGACAGAGCCAACCTGCTTTGTCCAGGCAGCAGTGGCCTGGATCTGGCCTCTCCCATCCAGCAGTCCCCAGGGATGGAACTACAGCCGGTCCCTGCCAGTCCCACTGATGTGAAGCCATCAGGCTCCAGGGATGATGCTGGAACATGCTGGTCTCCCAGAGTCCTTATGGAGCAAGCCCAGCTTTACCTGCCCAGGGTATCTCAGGCAAAGGTGTGCTCCTGCGGCGCAGACACTGAGCCCAGGTTCCAGCCTAGCAGCAGGGGCTTGAATTCAGCATCCAGGGCAAATTCATGCctggagcacaggcagagcaggctcccagctgcttatGAGACATGGCATGGACATGTCCCTCAACTCTGGGGCAGCTTTCTGCCTCTCGCTTTCCCCTGCTTGACCAGCATGTTTCAGGACTGGTTTTCTCTATCTCAGATGCCATGATGGAGATGCTTTGGTGATGCCCCACACAGTATATGATCAGTTGAGGAGAGGACCTGCAGCCTGGCCCACCAGTTTCTGCATCACTCCCCCCATCacacagccctggggctgccctgctccaAAGGCAGCTGCTTTCCCCAGGAAGGTCcccactgctgtgctgtggggtCTTGTGGTACATGGCCAGATCCCTGCCAGGAACATGAGCTGAACAGGGCTcatgggcagaggcagcagcaataGCTAGCCCATGCCCTAGCATGTTTGGGGTGGTCCTGTTGTCACTACTAGCAACGAAAAcgcagcaggagaaaaatggGAACTAGGCAGGAACGGGAGAGATGTTCCCACCCCGTCTCCCACCCTTGGCCCATGAGACATGGGGATCAGGATAAGCCAGCCCACTGTTGGCCCCAGGCATGTCACGGGGGCTAGAAAAGTCACTGCAGAAGCCAACCTGCAGAGAAAGAGCCTGGGGGAGTAACTCCCAATTCATCCACCTACCTGGAAAGGGATCATCATGTTCACAGCATCCCCAACGTGCCTGACATACGTCTGCCGCAGGTGACGAGGCACACGGATCCTCGGGAGCTCTGGGGACCAGAAAGTTATGCAGTGGGGCCAAGAAAatcacagcccccagctggcTGACCCACCCCATGCATCCCCCCACTTGGCCATCCAGAAATCCCACCCAGAAACACAGCCACCTCTTCCATCCCATCTCCTGGACATGCTTGCTTCCCTGCAGGGCCGTGCCAACCTACCCCATTGCCTGCACCCCAAAATTACACCCATCCTTGAGCCCCCAGGTCACCAACCCGACAGCACCACCCCGATGGACCATTCGCCTCCATTGTAGCCAGGCCACGGACACCAACATGGGCTTACCCAGAagagccacagcacagcctacACGGCAGCAAGGCAGAGGACAGCATCTCTGCGTTAGGAAATATTTCTCCCCAGTTCAGAAAGCA
The window above is part of the Falco biarmicus isolate bFalBia1 chromosome 16, bFalBia1.pri, whole genome shotgun sequence genome. Proteins encoded here:
- the ADORA1 gene encoding adenosine receptor A1, whose amino-acid sequence is MAHSVSAFQAAYISIEVLIALVSVPGNILVIWAVKMNQALRDATFCFIVSLAVADVAVGALVIPLAIIINIGPQTEFYSCLMVACPVLILTESSILALLAIAVDRYLRVKIPVRYKSVVTPRRAAVAIACCWIVSFLVGLTPMFGWNNLNKMRRTQELNGSHTEFVIKCQFETVISMEYMVYFNFFVWVLPPLLLMLLIYLEVFNLIRKQLNKKVSSSSNDPQKYYGKELKIAKSLALVLFLFALSWLPLHVLNCITLFCPSCETPHILTYIAIFLTHGNSAMNPIVYAFRIKKFRTAFLQIWNQYFCCKTNKNASTTTAEPGN
- the MYBPH gene encoding myosin-binding protein H, which codes for MTGKTAPPATDPAPAAPKEEPVPAPAAEEPPAPEQPPAPADESASVPTPEATPAPEEGPPAPPAEPQAPAPEPKLEKPKAEPPSSPLSLAVEGVSENSVMLTWKAPERTGQSGLDGYVVEICKDGSTDWTAVNEEPFLSTRYTIQDLNSGDKVHVRVKAVSASGASVPATLEQPVLIKEILQLPRIRVPRHLRQTYVRHVGDAVNMMIPFQGKPQPEVIWTKGDQPLDTSRINIRNLESDTIFYIRNAQRSDSGKYELAVRVNGAEDKATLDIRVIEPPGPPQNLKLVDVWGFNVALEWTPPVDNGNSDIKGYRVQKSDKKSGKWFTALERCTRTSCTISDLIIGNTYSFRVFAENACGLSEKAAVASGVAHIQKTKTVYQPEKIPQRDMMEPPKFTQPLTDRTTTRGYSTHLFCCVRGFPQPKIIWMKNQMEIREDPKYIAMIEQGVCSLEIRKPSPFDGGIYTCKAVNSLGEASVDCKLDVKVPQ